Proteins encoded in a region of the Patagioenas fasciata isolate bPatFas1 chromosome 21, bPatFas1.hap1, whole genome shotgun sequence genome:
- the HIPK1 gene encoding homeodomain-interacting protein kinase 1 isoform X2 has translation MASQLQVFSPPSVSSSAFCSAKKLKVEPSVWDVSGQSSSDKYYTHSKNLPAAQGQASSSHQVANFSIPAYDQNLLLPAPSVEHIVVTAADSTGSSATASFQNSQTLTHRSNVSLLEPYQKCGLKRKSEEVDSNGSVQIIEEHPPLMLQNRPAVGAAATTTTVTTKSSSSSGEGDYQLVQHEILCSMTNSYEVLEFLGRGTFGQVAKCWKRSTKEIVAIKILKNHPSYARQGQIEVSILSRLSSENADEYNFVRSYECFQHKNHTCLVFEMLEQNLYDFLKQNKFSPLPLKYIRPILQQVATALMKLKSLGLIHADLKPENIMLVDPARQPYRVKVIDFGSASHVSKAVCSTYLQSRYYRAPEIILGLPFCEAIDMWSLGCVIAELFLGWPLYPGASEYDQIRYISQTQGLPAEYLLSAGTKTSRFFNRDPNLGYPLWRLKTPEEHELETGIKSKEARKYIFNCLDDMAQVNMSTDLEGTDMLAEKADRREYIDLLKKMLTIDADKRITPLKTLNHPFVTMTHLLDFPHSNHVKSCFQNMEICKRRVNMYDTVNQIKSPFTTHVAPNTSTNLTMSFNNQLNTVHNQASVLASNSTAAATLSLANSDVSLLNYQSALYPSSAAPVAGVAQQSVSLQPGTTQICTQTDPFQQTFIVCPPAFQTGLQATTKHSGFPVRMENAVPIVPQAPAAQPLQIQSGVLTQGSCTPLMVATLHPQVATITPQYAVPFTLNCAAGRPALVEQTAAVLQAWPGGTQQILLPSTWQQLPGVALHNSVQPAAVIPETISGSQQLADWRNTHSHGNQYSTLMQQPSLLTNHVTLATAQPLNVGVAHVVRQQQSSNVPAKKNKQPAPSAAKPSSTLETVPSQVYSLIGSSPLRSTSSSSNVLVPVQEQHQPIVIPDTPSPPVSVITIRSDTDEEEDSKYKPASLGMKQRSNVISYVTVNDSPDSDSSLNSPYATDPLSSLRSTGGALEQSRGAADSSSSRTIIVPPLKTQLNDCIVATQASGILSSTSKTKPVASVSGQSSGCCITPTGYRSHRVVTNGVQPLNLSQNQQTTVLASQERSGNAVPRRQQAYVAPLTSTISQAPYTFQHSSPVHPHLATANAHLSSQPHMYTYAPTTAATLGSTTSIAHLFSPQGSSRHATYAAHPSTLVHQVPVSVGPSLLTSANVPPAQYQHQFAPQSYIGASRGSAIYTGYPLSPTKINQYSYL, from the exons ATGGCCTCACAGCTGCAGGTGTTCTCCCCTCCGTCAGTATCCTCGAGTGCCTTCTGCAGTGCCAAGAAACTGAAAGTGGAGCCCTCTGTCTGGGATGTTTCAGGACAGAGCAGCAGTGACAAGTATTACACCCACAGCAAAAACCTCCCAGCAGCTCAAGGGCAAGCCAGCTCCTCTCATCAGGTAGCCAACTTCAGCATCCCCGCGTACGATCAGAACCTCCTTCTCCCCGCTCCCTCGGTCGAGCACATTGTGGTCACGGCAGCCGACAGCACGGGCAGCAGCGCAACCGCGTCCTTCCAGAACAGCCAAACCCTCACTCACAGGAGCAACGTTTCTTTACTGGAACCCTACCAAAAATGTGgattaaaaaggaaaagtgaAGAGGTCGACAGCAACGGTAGTGTGCAGATAATTGAGGAACATCCACCTCTCATGCTGCAAAACAGACCTGCGGTGGGTGCTGCGGCCACAACCACCACGGTAACCACTAAAAGCAGCAGTTCCAGTGGTGAAGGGGATTATCAGCTGGTCCAGCATGAGATCCTGTGCTCTATGACAAACAGCTACGAGGTCCTGGAATTCCTGGGCCGAGGGACGTTTGGGCAGGTGGCGAAATGCTGGAAACGTAGCACGAAGGAGATTGTAGCCATCAAAATCCTGAAGAACCATCCTTCCTATGCTAGGCAGGGCCAGATAGAGGTGAGCATCCTCTCTCGCTTGAGCAGTGAGAATGCTGACGAATATAACTTTGTTCGCTCCTACGAGTGCTTTCAACACAAGAATCATACATGCCTTGTATTTGAGATGCTAGAACAGAACTTGTATGATTTCTTAAAGCAAAATAAGTTCAGTCCTTTGCCCCTGAAATACATCCGGCCGATTCTGCAGCAAGTGGCCACTGCCTTGATGAAGCTGAAGAGCTTGGGGCTGATACACGCCGATTTGAAACCAGAAAACATCATGTTGGTGGATCCCGCGCGCCAGCCCTACCGAGTGAAGGTGATCGACTTCGGTTCGGCCAGCCACGTGTCCAAGGCCGTGTGCTCCACGTACCTGCAGTCGCGCTATTACAG GGCTCCCGAAATTATCCTGGGTTTACCGTTCTGTGAAGCTATAGACATGTGGTCGCTGGGCTGCGTGATCGCGGAGCTGTTTCTGGGCTGGCCGCTGTATCCGGGAGCGTCTGAGTACGACCAG ATTCGTTATATTTCACAAACTCAAGGCCTTCCAGCGGAGTATCTTCTCAGTGCGGGAACGAAAACAAGCAGGTTTTTTAACAGAGATCCGAATTTGGGATACCCACTGTGGAGGCTTAAG ACCCCAGAAGAACATGAGTTGGAGACAGGTATAAAATCAAAAGAAGCTCGGAAATATATATTCAACTGTTTGGATGATATGGCGCAG GTGAATATGTCTACAGACTTAGAAGGGACTGACATGTTGGCAGAGAAGGCTGACCGAAGGGAATACATTGACTTGTTGAAGAAAATGTTGACAATTGATGCAGATAAGAGAATTACTCCACTGAAGACTTTGAACCATCCGTTTGTCACAATGACACATCTCCTGGATTTCCCGCACAGTAATCA TGTGAAATCTTGCTTTCAGAACATGGAGATTTGCAAGCGAAGAGTTAACATGTATGATACAGTGAATCAGATTAAGAGCCCGTTCACCACTCACGTTGCTCCTAATACAAGCACAAATCTGACCATGAGCTTTAACAACCAGCTCAACACAGTACACAATCAG gcCAGTGTTTTGGCTTCCAATTCTACTGCTGCTGCTACTCTTTCGCTGGCAAACTCGGATGTCTCGCTGCTGAACTACCAGTCTGCCCTGTACCCATCGTCTGCAGCGCCGGTTGCAGGAGTGGCCCAGCAGAGCGTTTCCTTGCAGCCCGGAACCACCCAGATCTGCACGCAAACTGACCCGTTCCAGCAAACGTTCATCGTTTGTCCCCCTGCTTTTCAAA CCGGACTCCAGGCAACTACAAAGCATTCCGGGTTCCCCGTGAGGATGGAGAATGCTGTCCCGATCGTACCACAGGCACCTGCAGCGCAGCCACTGCAGATCCAGTCCGGAGTGCTCACACAG GGAAGCTGTACACCACTAATGGTAGCAACTCTTCATCCTCAAGTAGCCACCATCACGCCGCAGTATGCGGTGCCCTTTACTCTGAACTGCGCAGCCGGCCGGCCGGCGCTAGTCGAACAGACGGCTGCAGTACTG CAGGCCTGGCCGGGGGGAACCCAGCAGATTCTCCTTCCTTCCACCTGGCAGCAGCTCCCGGGGGTTGCTTTGCACAACTCTGTTCAGCCAGCGGCTGTGATTCCGGAGACGATCAGCGGCAGCCAGCAGTTAGCTGACTGGAG GAATACACATTCCCATGGAAATCAGTACAGCACCCTCATGCAACAGCCATCGCTACTGACCAACCACGTGACGTTAGCTACAGCGCAGCCTCTGAACGTTGGGGTTGCTCACGTTGTTcggcagcagcaaagcagcaacGTGCCAGCCAAGAAGAACAAGCAGCCGGCCCCCAGCGCAGCCAA gCCCAGCTCAACTCTAGAGACTGTGCCCTCCCAAGTTTACTCGCTCATTGGGAGCAGTCCCCTGCgctccacctcctcctcttccaacGTGCTCGTCCCggtgcaggagcagcaccagcccattgTGATCCCAGACACTCCAAGCCCCCCCGTCAGTGTCATCACCATCCGCAGCGacactgatgaggaagaagacAGCAAATACAAACCTGCCAG TTTGGGCATGAAGCAGAGATCCAATGTCATCAGCTACGTGACTGTTAACGACTCCCCCGATTCCGACTCCTCCCTGAACAGCCCCTACGCCACAGACCCCCTTTCCTCTCTCAGGAGTACGGGCGGTgccctggagcagagcaggggagcagctgacagctccagctctcggACCATCATCGTGCCACCGCTGAAAACACAGCTCAACGACTGCATCGTCGCTACCCAGGCTTCAG GCATCCTGAGCAGCACCAGTAAGACCAAACCAGTGGCCTCTGTGAGTGGGCAGTCGTCAGGATGCTGCATCACGCCGACTGGGTACCGCTCGCACCGCGTGGTGACAAATGGTGTGCAGCCCCTCAATCTCAGCCAG AACCAGCAAACGACAGTGCTGGCCTCACAGGAGAGAAGTGGAAACGCCGTCCCCCGTAGGCAGCAGGCTTACGTGGCGCCCCTCACGTCAACTATTTCTCAGGCTCCCTACACGTTTCAGCACAGCAGCCCGGTGCATCCCCACCTGGCCACGGCCAACGCGCACCTCTCCAGCCAGCCCCACATGTACACGTACGCTCCGACCACGGCGGCCACGCTGGGCTCCACCACCTCCATCGCCCACCTCTTCTCCCCTCAGGGCTCCTCGCGACACGCCACGTACgctgcccaccccagcacgctCGTCCACCAGGTCCCGGTCAGCGTCGGCCCGAGTCTGCTCACCTCCGCAAACGTCCCGCCTGCCCAGTACCAACACCAGTTTGCTCCCCAGTCCTATATTGGTGCTTCCAGAGGATCTGCTATTTACACTGGATACCCACTGAGCCCTACGAAGATCAACCAGTACTCGTACTTGTAG
- the HIPK1 gene encoding homeodomain-interacting protein kinase 1 isoform X1, with protein MASQLQVFSPPSVSSSAFCSAKKLKVEPSVWDVSGQSSSDKYYTHSKNLPAAQGQASSSHQVANFSIPAYDQNLLLPAPSVEHIVVTAADSTGSSATASFQNSQTLTHRSNVSLLEPYQKCGLKRKSEEVDSNGSVQIIEEHPPLMLQNRPAVGAAATTTTVTTKSSSSSGEGDYQLVQHEILCSMTNSYEVLEFLGRGTFGQVAKCWKRSTKEIVAIKILKNHPSYARQGQIEVSILSRLSSENADEYNFVRSYECFQHKNHTCLVFEMLEQNLYDFLKQNKFSPLPLKYIRPILQQVATALMKLKSLGLIHADLKPENIMLVDPARQPYRVKVIDFGSASHVSKAVCSTYLQSRYYRAPEIILGLPFCEAIDMWSLGCVIAELFLGWPLYPGASEYDQIRYISQTQGLPAEYLLSAGTKTSRFFNRDPNLGYPLWRLKTPEEHELETGIKSKEARKYIFNCLDDMAQVNMSTDLEGTDMLAEKADRREYIDLLKKMLTIDADKRITPLKTLNHPFVTMTHLLDFPHSNHVKSCFQNMEICKRRVNMYDTVNQIKSPFTTHVAPNTSTNLTMSFNNQLNTVHNQASVLASNSTAAATLSLANSDVSLLNYQSALYPSSAAPVAGVAQQSVSLQPGTTQICTQTDPFQQTFIVCPPAFQTGLQATTKHSGFPVRMENAVPIVPQAPAAQPLQIQSGVLTQGSCTPLMVATLHPQVATITPQYAVPFTLNCAAGRPALVEQTAAVLQAWPGGTQQILLPSTWQQLPGVALHNSVQPAAVIPETISGSQQLADWRNTHSHGNQYSTLMQQPSLLTNHVTLATAQPLNVGVAHVVRQQQSSNVPAKKNKQPAPSAAKPSSTLETVPSQVYSLIGSSPLRSTSSSSNVLVPVQEQHQPIVIPDTPSPPVSVITIRSDTDEEEDSKYKPASSLGMKQRSNVISYVTVNDSPDSDSSLNSPYATDPLSSLRSTGGALEQSRGAADSSSSRTIIVPPLKTQLNDCIVATQASGILSSTSKTKPVASVSGQSSGCCITPTGYRSHRVVTNGVQPLNLSQNQQTTVLASQERSGNAVPRRQQAYVAPLTSTISQAPYTFQHSSPVHPHLATANAHLSSQPHMYTYAPTTAATLGSTTSIAHLFSPQGSSRHATYAAHPSTLVHQVPVSVGPSLLTSANVPPAQYQHQFAPQSYIGASRGSAIYTGYPLSPTKINQYSYL; from the exons ATGGCCTCACAGCTGCAGGTGTTCTCCCCTCCGTCAGTATCCTCGAGTGCCTTCTGCAGTGCCAAGAAACTGAAAGTGGAGCCCTCTGTCTGGGATGTTTCAGGACAGAGCAGCAGTGACAAGTATTACACCCACAGCAAAAACCTCCCAGCAGCTCAAGGGCAAGCCAGCTCCTCTCATCAGGTAGCCAACTTCAGCATCCCCGCGTACGATCAGAACCTCCTTCTCCCCGCTCCCTCGGTCGAGCACATTGTGGTCACGGCAGCCGACAGCACGGGCAGCAGCGCAACCGCGTCCTTCCAGAACAGCCAAACCCTCACTCACAGGAGCAACGTTTCTTTACTGGAACCCTACCAAAAATGTGgattaaaaaggaaaagtgaAGAGGTCGACAGCAACGGTAGTGTGCAGATAATTGAGGAACATCCACCTCTCATGCTGCAAAACAGACCTGCGGTGGGTGCTGCGGCCACAACCACCACGGTAACCACTAAAAGCAGCAGTTCCAGTGGTGAAGGGGATTATCAGCTGGTCCAGCATGAGATCCTGTGCTCTATGACAAACAGCTACGAGGTCCTGGAATTCCTGGGCCGAGGGACGTTTGGGCAGGTGGCGAAATGCTGGAAACGTAGCACGAAGGAGATTGTAGCCATCAAAATCCTGAAGAACCATCCTTCCTATGCTAGGCAGGGCCAGATAGAGGTGAGCATCCTCTCTCGCTTGAGCAGTGAGAATGCTGACGAATATAACTTTGTTCGCTCCTACGAGTGCTTTCAACACAAGAATCATACATGCCTTGTATTTGAGATGCTAGAACAGAACTTGTATGATTTCTTAAAGCAAAATAAGTTCAGTCCTTTGCCCCTGAAATACATCCGGCCGATTCTGCAGCAAGTGGCCACTGCCTTGATGAAGCTGAAGAGCTTGGGGCTGATACACGCCGATTTGAAACCAGAAAACATCATGTTGGTGGATCCCGCGCGCCAGCCCTACCGAGTGAAGGTGATCGACTTCGGTTCGGCCAGCCACGTGTCCAAGGCCGTGTGCTCCACGTACCTGCAGTCGCGCTATTACAG GGCTCCCGAAATTATCCTGGGTTTACCGTTCTGTGAAGCTATAGACATGTGGTCGCTGGGCTGCGTGATCGCGGAGCTGTTTCTGGGCTGGCCGCTGTATCCGGGAGCGTCTGAGTACGACCAG ATTCGTTATATTTCACAAACTCAAGGCCTTCCAGCGGAGTATCTTCTCAGTGCGGGAACGAAAACAAGCAGGTTTTTTAACAGAGATCCGAATTTGGGATACCCACTGTGGAGGCTTAAG ACCCCAGAAGAACATGAGTTGGAGACAGGTATAAAATCAAAAGAAGCTCGGAAATATATATTCAACTGTTTGGATGATATGGCGCAG GTGAATATGTCTACAGACTTAGAAGGGACTGACATGTTGGCAGAGAAGGCTGACCGAAGGGAATACATTGACTTGTTGAAGAAAATGTTGACAATTGATGCAGATAAGAGAATTACTCCACTGAAGACTTTGAACCATCCGTTTGTCACAATGACACATCTCCTGGATTTCCCGCACAGTAATCA TGTGAAATCTTGCTTTCAGAACATGGAGATTTGCAAGCGAAGAGTTAACATGTATGATACAGTGAATCAGATTAAGAGCCCGTTCACCACTCACGTTGCTCCTAATACAAGCACAAATCTGACCATGAGCTTTAACAACCAGCTCAACACAGTACACAATCAG gcCAGTGTTTTGGCTTCCAATTCTACTGCTGCTGCTACTCTTTCGCTGGCAAACTCGGATGTCTCGCTGCTGAACTACCAGTCTGCCCTGTACCCATCGTCTGCAGCGCCGGTTGCAGGAGTGGCCCAGCAGAGCGTTTCCTTGCAGCCCGGAACCACCCAGATCTGCACGCAAACTGACCCGTTCCAGCAAACGTTCATCGTTTGTCCCCCTGCTTTTCAAA CCGGACTCCAGGCAACTACAAAGCATTCCGGGTTCCCCGTGAGGATGGAGAATGCTGTCCCGATCGTACCACAGGCACCTGCAGCGCAGCCACTGCAGATCCAGTCCGGAGTGCTCACACAG GGAAGCTGTACACCACTAATGGTAGCAACTCTTCATCCTCAAGTAGCCACCATCACGCCGCAGTATGCGGTGCCCTTTACTCTGAACTGCGCAGCCGGCCGGCCGGCGCTAGTCGAACAGACGGCTGCAGTACTG CAGGCCTGGCCGGGGGGAACCCAGCAGATTCTCCTTCCTTCCACCTGGCAGCAGCTCCCGGGGGTTGCTTTGCACAACTCTGTTCAGCCAGCGGCTGTGATTCCGGAGACGATCAGCGGCAGCCAGCAGTTAGCTGACTGGAG GAATACACATTCCCATGGAAATCAGTACAGCACCCTCATGCAACAGCCATCGCTACTGACCAACCACGTGACGTTAGCTACAGCGCAGCCTCTGAACGTTGGGGTTGCTCACGTTGTTcggcagcagcaaagcagcaacGTGCCAGCCAAGAAGAACAAGCAGCCGGCCCCCAGCGCAGCCAA gCCCAGCTCAACTCTAGAGACTGTGCCCTCCCAAGTTTACTCGCTCATTGGGAGCAGTCCCCTGCgctccacctcctcctcttccaacGTGCTCGTCCCggtgcaggagcagcaccagcccattgTGATCCCAGACACTCCAAGCCCCCCCGTCAGTGTCATCACCATCCGCAGCGacactgatgaggaagaagacAGCAAATACAAACCTGCCAG caGTTTGGGCATGAAGCAGAGATCCAATGTCATCAGCTACGTGACTGTTAACGACTCCCCCGATTCCGACTCCTCCCTGAACAGCCCCTACGCCACAGACCCCCTTTCCTCTCTCAGGAGTACGGGCGGTgccctggagcagagcaggggagcagctgacagctccagctctcggACCATCATCGTGCCACCGCTGAAAACACAGCTCAACGACTGCATCGTCGCTACCCAGGCTTCAG GCATCCTGAGCAGCACCAGTAAGACCAAACCAGTGGCCTCTGTGAGTGGGCAGTCGTCAGGATGCTGCATCACGCCGACTGGGTACCGCTCGCACCGCGTGGTGACAAATGGTGTGCAGCCCCTCAATCTCAGCCAG AACCAGCAAACGACAGTGCTGGCCTCACAGGAGAGAAGTGGAAACGCCGTCCCCCGTAGGCAGCAGGCTTACGTGGCGCCCCTCACGTCAACTATTTCTCAGGCTCCCTACACGTTTCAGCACAGCAGCCCGGTGCATCCCCACCTGGCCACGGCCAACGCGCACCTCTCCAGCCAGCCCCACATGTACACGTACGCTCCGACCACGGCGGCCACGCTGGGCTCCACCACCTCCATCGCCCACCTCTTCTCCCCTCAGGGCTCCTCGCGACACGCCACGTACgctgcccaccccagcacgctCGTCCACCAGGTCCCGGTCAGCGTCGGCCCGAGTCTGCTCACCTCCGCAAACGTCCCGCCTGCCCAGTACCAACACCAGTTTGCTCCCCAGTCCTATATTGGTGCTTCCAGAGGATCTGCTATTTACACTGGATACCCACTGAGCCCTACGAAGATCAACCAGTACTCGTACTTGTAG
- the HIPK1 gene encoding homeodomain-interacting protein kinase 1 isoform X6: protein MASQLQVFSPPSVSSSAFCSAKKLKVEPSVWDVSGQSSSDKYYTHSKNLPAAQGQASSSHQVANFSIPAYDQNLLLPAPSVEHIVVTAADSTGSSATASFQNSQTLTHRSNVSLLEPYQKCGLKRKSEEVDSNGSVQIIEEHPPLMLQNRPAVGAAATTTTVTTKSSSSSGEGDYQLVQHEILCSMTNSYEVLEFLGRGTFGQVAKCWKRSTKEIVAIKILKNHPSYARQGQIEVSILSRLSSENADEYNFVRSYECFQHKNHTCLVFEMLEQNLYDFLKQNKFSPLPLKYIRPILQQVATALMKLKSLGLIHADLKPENIMLVDPARQPYRVKVIDFGSASHVSKAVCSTYLQSRYYRAPEIILGLPFCEAIDMWSLGCVIAELFLGWPLYPGASEYDQIRYISQTQGLPAEYLLSAGTKTSRFFNRDPNLGYPLWRLKTPEEHELETGIKSKEARKYIFNCLDDMAQVNMSTDLEGTDMLAEKADRREYIDLLKKMLTIDADKRITPLKTLNHPFVTMTHLLDFPHSNHVKSCFQNMEICKRRVNMYDTVNQIKSPFTTHVAPNTSTNLTMSFNNQLNTVHNQASVLASNSTAAATLSLANSDVSLLNYQSALYPSSAAPVAGVAQQSVSLQPGTTQICTQTDPFQQTFIVCPPAFQTGLQATTKHSGFPVRMENAVPIVPQAPAAQPLQIQSGVLTQAWPGGTQQILLPSTWQQLPGVALHNSVQPAAVIPETISGSQQLADWRNTHSHGNQYSTLMQQPSLLTNHVTLATAQPLNVGVAHVVRQQQSSNVPAKKNKQPAPSAAKPSSTLETVPSQVYSLIGSSPLRSTSSSSNVLVPVQEQHQPIVIPDTPSPPVSVITIRSDTDEEEDSKYKPASSLGMKQRSNVISYVTVNDSPDSDSSLNSPYATDPLSSLRSTGGALEQSRGAADSSSSRTIIVPPLKTQLNDCIVATQASGILSSTSKTKPVASVSGQSSGCCITPTGYRSHRVVTNGVQPLNLSQNQQTTVLASQERSGNAVPRRQQAYVAPLTSTISQAPYTFQHSSPVHPHLATANAHLSSQPHMYTYAPTTAATLGSTTSIAHLFSPQGSSRHATYAAHPSTLVHQVPVSVGPSLLTSANVPPAQYQHQFAPQSYIGASRGSAIYTGYPLSPTKINQYSYL, encoded by the exons ATGGCCTCACAGCTGCAGGTGTTCTCCCCTCCGTCAGTATCCTCGAGTGCCTTCTGCAGTGCCAAGAAACTGAAAGTGGAGCCCTCTGTCTGGGATGTTTCAGGACAGAGCAGCAGTGACAAGTATTACACCCACAGCAAAAACCTCCCAGCAGCTCAAGGGCAAGCCAGCTCCTCTCATCAGGTAGCCAACTTCAGCATCCCCGCGTACGATCAGAACCTCCTTCTCCCCGCTCCCTCGGTCGAGCACATTGTGGTCACGGCAGCCGACAGCACGGGCAGCAGCGCAACCGCGTCCTTCCAGAACAGCCAAACCCTCACTCACAGGAGCAACGTTTCTTTACTGGAACCCTACCAAAAATGTGgattaaaaaggaaaagtgaAGAGGTCGACAGCAACGGTAGTGTGCAGATAATTGAGGAACATCCACCTCTCATGCTGCAAAACAGACCTGCGGTGGGTGCTGCGGCCACAACCACCACGGTAACCACTAAAAGCAGCAGTTCCAGTGGTGAAGGGGATTATCAGCTGGTCCAGCATGAGATCCTGTGCTCTATGACAAACAGCTACGAGGTCCTGGAATTCCTGGGCCGAGGGACGTTTGGGCAGGTGGCGAAATGCTGGAAACGTAGCACGAAGGAGATTGTAGCCATCAAAATCCTGAAGAACCATCCTTCCTATGCTAGGCAGGGCCAGATAGAGGTGAGCATCCTCTCTCGCTTGAGCAGTGAGAATGCTGACGAATATAACTTTGTTCGCTCCTACGAGTGCTTTCAACACAAGAATCATACATGCCTTGTATTTGAGATGCTAGAACAGAACTTGTATGATTTCTTAAAGCAAAATAAGTTCAGTCCTTTGCCCCTGAAATACATCCGGCCGATTCTGCAGCAAGTGGCCACTGCCTTGATGAAGCTGAAGAGCTTGGGGCTGATACACGCCGATTTGAAACCAGAAAACATCATGTTGGTGGATCCCGCGCGCCAGCCCTACCGAGTGAAGGTGATCGACTTCGGTTCGGCCAGCCACGTGTCCAAGGCCGTGTGCTCCACGTACCTGCAGTCGCGCTATTACAG GGCTCCCGAAATTATCCTGGGTTTACCGTTCTGTGAAGCTATAGACATGTGGTCGCTGGGCTGCGTGATCGCGGAGCTGTTTCTGGGCTGGCCGCTGTATCCGGGAGCGTCTGAGTACGACCAG ATTCGTTATATTTCACAAACTCAAGGCCTTCCAGCGGAGTATCTTCTCAGTGCGGGAACGAAAACAAGCAGGTTTTTTAACAGAGATCCGAATTTGGGATACCCACTGTGGAGGCTTAAG ACCCCAGAAGAACATGAGTTGGAGACAGGTATAAAATCAAAAGAAGCTCGGAAATATATATTCAACTGTTTGGATGATATGGCGCAG GTGAATATGTCTACAGACTTAGAAGGGACTGACATGTTGGCAGAGAAGGCTGACCGAAGGGAATACATTGACTTGTTGAAGAAAATGTTGACAATTGATGCAGATAAGAGAATTACTCCACTGAAGACTTTGAACCATCCGTTTGTCACAATGACACATCTCCTGGATTTCCCGCACAGTAATCA TGTGAAATCTTGCTTTCAGAACATGGAGATTTGCAAGCGAAGAGTTAACATGTATGATACAGTGAATCAGATTAAGAGCCCGTTCACCACTCACGTTGCTCCTAATACAAGCACAAATCTGACCATGAGCTTTAACAACCAGCTCAACACAGTACACAATCAG gcCAGTGTTTTGGCTTCCAATTCTACTGCTGCTGCTACTCTTTCGCTGGCAAACTCGGATGTCTCGCTGCTGAACTACCAGTCTGCCCTGTACCCATCGTCTGCAGCGCCGGTTGCAGGAGTGGCCCAGCAGAGCGTTTCCTTGCAGCCCGGAACCACCCAGATCTGCACGCAAACTGACCCGTTCCAGCAAACGTTCATCGTTTGTCCCCCTGCTTTTCAAA CCGGACTCCAGGCAACTACAAAGCATTCCGGGTTCCCCGTGAGGATGGAGAATGCTGTCCCGATCGTACCACAGGCACCTGCAGCGCAGCCACTGCAGATCCAGTCCGGAGTGCTCACACAG GCCTGGCCGGGGGGAACCCAGCAGATTCTCCTTCCTTCCACCTGGCAGCAGCTCCCGGGGGTTGCTTTGCACAACTCTGTTCAGCCAGCGGCTGTGATTCCGGAGACGATCAGCGGCAGCCAGCAGTTAGCTGACTGGAG GAATACACATTCCCATGGAAATCAGTACAGCACCCTCATGCAACAGCCATCGCTACTGACCAACCACGTGACGTTAGCTACAGCGCAGCCTCTGAACGTTGGGGTTGCTCACGTTGTTcggcagcagcaaagcagcaacGTGCCAGCCAAGAAGAACAAGCAGCCGGCCCCCAGCGCAGCCAA gCCCAGCTCAACTCTAGAGACTGTGCCCTCCCAAGTTTACTCGCTCATTGGGAGCAGTCCCCTGCgctccacctcctcctcttccaacGTGCTCGTCCCggtgcaggagcagcaccagcccattgTGATCCCAGACACTCCAAGCCCCCCCGTCAGTGTCATCACCATCCGCAGCGacactgatgaggaagaagacAGCAAATACAAACCTGCCAG caGTTTGGGCATGAAGCAGAGATCCAATGTCATCAGCTACGTGACTGTTAACGACTCCCCCGATTCCGACTCCTCCCTGAACAGCCCCTACGCCACAGACCCCCTTTCCTCTCTCAGGAGTACGGGCGGTgccctggagcagagcaggggagcagctgacagctccagctctcggACCATCATCGTGCCACCGCTGAAAACACAGCTCAACGACTGCATCGTCGCTACCCAGGCTTCAG GCATCCTGAGCAGCACCAGTAAGACCAAACCAGTGGCCTCTGTGAGTGGGCAGTCGTCAGGATGCTGCATCACGCCGACTGGGTACCGCTCGCACCGCGTGGTGACAAATGGTGTGCAGCCCCTCAATCTCAGCCAG AACCAGCAAACGACAGTGCTGGCCTCACAGGAGAGAAGTGGAAACGCCGTCCCCCGTAGGCAGCAGGCTTACGTGGCGCCCCTCACGTCAACTATTTCTCAGGCTCCCTACACGTTTCAGCACAGCAGCCCGGTGCATCCCCACCTGGCCACGGCCAACGCGCACCTCTCCAGCCAGCCCCACATGTACACGTACGCTCCGACCACGGCGGCCACGCTGGGCTCCACCACCTCCATCGCCCACCTCTTCTCCCCTCAGGGCTCCTCGCGACACGCCACGTACgctgcccaccccagcacgctCGTCCACCAGGTCCCGGTCAGCGTCGGCCCGAGTCTGCTCACCTCCGCAAACGTCCCGCCTGCCCAGTACCAACACCAGTTTGCTCCCCAGTCCTATATTGGTGCTTCCAGAGGATCTGCTATTTACACTGGATACCCACTGAGCCCTACGAAGATCAACCAGTACTCGTACTTGTAG